The Melospiza georgiana isolate bMelGeo1 chromosome 1, bMelGeo1.pri, whole genome shotgun sequence genome contains the following window.
AGCATGTCCTCAGATAGGGAGATATTATTGTCAGCTTGCCCtactttttttaaatgactgAGTAGTATACAAAATGGTTGTACCTGTTCGAGACCCGTAGTGTTGTCTTTGATGTCATCAGGAAGGAGGATGAACATACTGAGTTCACGTTTCACATATGGCAGCTCAATCATTTTGAAATTCATTGCTTCCATGATGAGGACTGGAAATGTTTTTCTCATGTACATCATCTTTACAGGCTTGGTCTTGTTctggaaagtatttttttataaGTAAGAAATCATTGAATGGAAGGGTGATGATGTCTcagtgcagggagaggaaatTTTATAAACTTTTAAAACAGTGATTTATTATCCATTTTCCAAAGTTTTTCTTGACTGAACAACATTGCTTATCTTGGTGTCTGTCCCAAAGCTTTTGTAGGGGCTGAagagatatttttctcttcttcccaaGAAATGCCTAAGGAGGAAGAGAGTTAGAAATGTCTGCAAGGATTAGGGGTATGGAGCACGTGTGGGATATGGCCTTAAAACACTCTggcagaaaagcagctgtggtTTAAGAGGATGAGTGTTGTGCAGTTTATCAGTGATCTCCTCTCTCTGGTGATAAAAGGTaattgcttggaaaaaaaagctgattGCTTGAGAAAAGATAACTCTAGTGTGAGAGCAAATGAGCTCATGATGAGAAGAGTTCCTGGGAGACAGTCACTTTGTCAGGAGTATATAACTTCTATTAACATCTGTATCCCTTCATTCAAGGAAGCAGAACATGTGTGTATGCTAACCAGAGAGAAGAAGGTAGATTTTGTGGAAGTTGCACAGAGTTCTTTAACTGTGAATTCATTAACATCCCTCCTGGGTACATGCCATTAACCTTGCTTCTAGCCTCATGCAGACATGCAGCAGTTCAGGGCACCCTGTTGCAGCTGTGTTTGAGTAGGAAGGATTGTGCCCAGCCTGGTTGCACAGCGCAGAGACCTGGTGCTGTACTCAACCAAGACATGCCATGTAGTTCCCATCCGTGGAGCCTGGACTCTCAAAATCATGTTTTTACAATTTAGACAATTTTAGCACTGCTTTACTGAAAAGTTTTAAATGTCTATAGTGATTTTGGAAACATTAGCTGTTACTTGGAGCTCGCTAACATTTACCTGAGCACATCCTAATGTTTCAGTGAGCTGAGAACTGACAGATTTTGCTGCAACCAGCTTTTCACAGGATCTAGTTACCACAGGGCTACCTAAAACACTTATGAAATTGAAAGATTTCCGCAATAGATGTTGTGACCAGGTTGTTTACAGTAAGAAGGAGGAACTTACCTTGCTCAGTCGGAAGGGTTGCAGTTCTGTATCTTCTGCCCTAAATTTCACTTCCCATTCTGCCTTGAAGTAAATGGCATTTATCAGGATCAGCTTGGTGGAGTTTGTCACATCTCGTGGACCCAGCAAATTCTTGATTTTGCCTTTTGAAAGCATAAGAGTCAGGTTTCATTTCAGTATAGCACAGTGAGTACATTTTGATCAGTTTTTCTCTCAGTTCAGCTTCTTAGTAGAAAGTCCATGCCTCAATGCCCTGCTCCCTAAAATGCTCCCCTGAGGTAAATCAGTGTAATTCTTTACACTCTCCGAAGCTGTTTCCTGACCTGTCCTCCTGGCTGACAGGGCTTTACTCCTTCCAAAGCTGTCTCAGCTTCATGGCAAGCAGCTAGAAGCAGCAAGCCTCACTGACTGGTTACAGCAGGTAGAAGGAGGAGCCCCTCTGCCCAGTGCAGGGTGGTACAGCAAGGCAGGCATGcccccctgccctggagcaCTCTGGTGGGCAGAGGTGCCTCTCCCCTCTGTCTGCTCTGCCAGTGGTGCAGCACCAGGGCACGTTTGTGCCAGCACACCAGCTGCTTCAGAGCACTGTGGAGTCACTGGGAATCTCCTCAGGGAACTCAATGAGGTCCACATCAGGtgtttggagctgctgaagTGTGCTGCTCTTTGTCTGTCCTCCCACCATATCTCCGCTCACTGCCCACATCCACGTTGGAAGGCATGACCCGGCTGCACCTGGGGAAGCAAGGGCACCTGCCCAAGGGAGAGGGCAGCCTGACTTTGTGGGAGAGCAAAGATGTTGGGGTTGAGCCCAGCTTACCCTCAGTTTGTTTTTCAACCCAAGTGTTGATTTCCTTTCCTGTCTGTTCTGGTGCTGTCTTAAAGTTAACCTTCTGTGGCTCTGCTTCATAGTAGTTCTTACTGAGCTGTATGTATgtctgaaaaataacaaaaaagtgAGCAAAAAAGGTCTGTGCTAGAGAAATATGCTACTTTTAGTCCCAAAAGTTGTTAGCTCTTATACTTGATTGATTCTTTGACCTGAGGACTGCAGGATCTTGCCTGTTATTTTCTGCTGGACTGTGGGTTAATAAGTAAGAAATAACCAAAGAACAGAAATTTCACATCTTTTGTTCCAAGATTTATCTGGAGAAGTGAGGAAGGCTGCATGCATCCTATGGATGTGCttatttaatttctcatttacAGTTTTATATATTGAGGGTTCCAATACTAAAGGCACATTTCATGTAAAGGGTTGTAGGGATCTACAATACAGTCAAGGGCAATGCATCCTTAAATTCTGTGAGCAGACTGACTGGTATTTTCCAGTTAAGGTTATCACTGGAGTCCAGAGCTCCTATTTGCAGTATTCAAGGTCAGCTTCCAAACTGTTCTGTTAATGGCAAgtaatttaaaagagaaatatttttgcactttttcttcctcttccctgaGATTTAACTTACAGGCAATAATAGGAAGGTTTTTTCCACGTAAATGCGGTTGGCACTTTTCAGGGAGTAGGTGCTTCTGGGTTTGTTGATGGCAGTCAGGAGCTTCTTGAAGCTAGAATGAATATCTGCAGTTTGCTTGTTCTCAGGATCcttggaaaaagaaaccaaacattCAGCAATTTAATTTTTGCATCAAGCTTTCAAAACATGCTAAGCAATGCGTATAGGAGAGGGATTTAGTTCCTCTTccttactttttattttcccaagtTTAACATCAATGCAAATTTGCAGAGCTCTGTTTGTGACTGGATTAACTGAATTGTCATATAACAAACCTTCCAGACCATCCCAGTGACTCATCCTTTCAGCTTCTGAGAGTCTGAGTGAGTGAAAGGAACTGAACATCATCCTGTTGTGAAGTATGGCTGGGGTTTGTACTTTAAGGAGGAGTGCAGATAATAAATGCTGGACTCCTAAAACTCTATCTGGACATTTTGGTTATTTATAATGGAATTTCATTTCAAACAGATAccaattttcttctctttggtCTCCCCCGAGAAGGTCTCGCCACAGAAGAAGCagcttcagctcctgctcccacgTTGAAATGAAGGACCTGCAAGCAGAGTTTTCAAAGATAAGAAATAGGCATGAAGGGCCTTGTGAGACTTAAAGTCAAATGGGGATCAAATGGTTGTCATATTTCTCTCCTTGTGATAACTCACTGTGCTATCTGCTGCTTAGGGGACTAATCAAAGGGCTGCTGAAGCTGTAGTGACAATAAATCCCATGGAATAACAATGAGTTGCACCATACCCCTCCCAGACCACCAACACTGTGATCTTATCTACTTGCTGCAAGGCAGAACTCCATTCCACAGCTGTTTCTCCCAACAGCAGGAATGGGTTTGTGCAAATCCAAAAGGTTCTCCCCACAATAATAGTACAAAAGTAACCTACCTCTGCCATCTCAGTTGCTGTAGGTCCTTTTGCTCCCAGGTAtgtcagagccagagctgctgataTGCTCCAAggggagaagaaaatgttttttccctTGTTGTTCTCATTCAGCTTGTTGAAAAGATCAACAGTAAAGTTGCCAACTGATGTGGAGACCACTTCCATTTTTACAACCTGGAAAGATGCAACAAACAGAATTGTACTCTTTGAATGTTTAAATTTTTGTACATAGTACACTTTAATGAGAGCTGTTGCATGTGCAAAACAATCCCTTTAAGCCACTAAAACTAATAGCATAGTTGTATGTTTATCTTCCACACAGATACTGGTTGCCACCTGTTAGGAGCACCAATTTCTTTTAGGTTTTTTCCCTCTACAGCTGCAGTTTTCTTTGTGATTCTTTCTGTCTTTGATCTCCAAAGATGTGCAGATTTATAACGTctgtatttctttccttttttgttcttAACTAATGATTTATGAAAGCAACATTCACAGGGGAAATTATATGCATTTTTAGTACATTGGTTCACATTTTAGTACATTCTTTGAGTTTCCCACTACTACATTTGGATCTGTATAGAATTGACAGCTGATACTGCAAAAGGATTTAGGCATAATTTTTAGGctcatttgcttttcctggCCAGCAACCTATTCTGAGTAGTACCATGAACAGCAAAGCTGTTGTTTCCATTTAGACTTACACAGTTCATTCATTCTGTGTACCTACCACCCCTTCTGAATGTTccagcaatttttttcccccagaaactGCCAGATGCCTTGAGGTTATGACTGCTCTAGGCTTTAAGATATCTACCCAGTAATAGCTGCCTCATGTAATTTACCATTTATAAAACCATAAATGCTTAGATTATTCTTGTTGTCTTATCTATGGAATGGAGCAACAAAAATTGTGGGGCAATCTCTGAAGTCTGCAGATATTTATGAAGTGATTTGTTTCCAGACAACTACATTCTTTCTGGTAGTCAGTATGCCCTCAGGACCATGTCTGTACCAGagtgattttctttccttggaGAGAAAGGAGCAAGAGAGCATCAGGATGGGAATTTCTGGTTTTAGCTAATGAGTACTCCTCTGAGTCTGTGGTCTGATAATGTGCAGTGCTGTGCCTTCACCTGAAGTACAGAATTCTTTTATCAAAATGAAGATTTTACTTGTAATGCAGTGGCTACCCTAAGAAAACTTTCCTGCTTGTGAATAATTCTGCCCCAAATTAGCAGTTTTCCATAGGCTTACAGCATTATTTTCTCTAATGGTTGGCATTTAGAAAAACACAAGGCAAGAATAATGCATTATTACACAAGGGTATTATCATTTATCCATACAGTCAAACATGGAACAGATTGCATTTAAAAACACCATAAAATATACTTAAattgatttaaatatttaccTTTAATCCTGTGAGAGAGAAGACAGCTCTTGTCCTCAGTCAGGTTCTGCATGTGTGTGTtaagcaatttttaaattaggGAACACAGTACTGCTTGcccctccctttcctttttatctACATCCAGGTTGTGCCCACCTACCCAAAGTTCCTTTCTACCACATCCCCAAAATATCTTACAAAGTTTTGGCCTTTTTGTTGACCTGGTCACTTTTCAGATTTAGAGATTTCAAAAGGACAATGGAATTAAAATCCCAAGTCTGTTGTTGCACCACAATAGCCTACTGACAGGATAGCAAAGCAAGTTGCTGATTCCGAAGGTTTTCTGGTGCTGTGGAGATAACTGCTGTGTTGTTTTAAAtaagtgaattttaaaaaggttgcacaatatttgttttggtttctggATTTAAGTAGATATTGAGGGTCTgattctctgctctgggactCCTGAGTTTCAAATGCAGTACCTCAGCATAAAACACCAAGTTTAATGATTGAATTGGACACTGGGAGTCCAGCTTCAGACTGAAGATTGTTAGGAACACAGAGACAAAGCTGTGAAGGAGGGCAAGGGAGGGAGACCCCACTGGCTGGTGAAGAAATCTCATTGCAGTCATGGTTGGGAATCATTTGAGACAAACACTGCAAAACCCTGAGTTGCTGCACAGTAAGGAGGAGGGCAAGAATTGAAACAACTCCTCTGGGAGGGCTCAAGCAAAGACAGACACAACAGAGGTAAACATGGCACAAGACCTGTCACTTTGAAGTCCCAGGAGAGACACAGTGATGGAAGAAGAACAAGGTGGTAACAACTCTAAGACTCTAGAGGGCAGcggaaggagcaggaaaggaaggaaattgtACTGTTTGCTAAGCATTGTACTGCAAGCCTGATTACAGGAATACAGTGGGTCAAGAATTctaaaaaatgtcaaaaatcaGTGTTGTGCAAGGCAGTGAAGAAATGCCAGAAATTAAACAAGTGCTAGTTTTAGTATAATGAGTATGTCCTCCACAAATCTGGATAGGAGAAAAGTCAACTGAATGGTTAGGTGGTGAGAAAGCCCAAGCCAGGAGACTGCCAAGTCCCAGAGATATATCTGTGAGCAAAATAGTTGCCTTTGCTAGTCAAGATACAAGGAAGCCATATAGGGTGAGAAAGGGAGATTGCAAGGCAGAGTGGCTtttgaaaagagagagagaaaaaaaaaaatcacagatatTAACTGAAAGGGGCATCCAGAGATCAACCTCCTCCTTGGAGCAGGGCCATGAGTAGATAAGGTTAGCCATAGCCCTTCCAAGGATGAAGATCCCACAACGTTTCCAGCATGGCTCTTCACTCCGGGAAAAAGTTGTTCCCTAATGTACAACTCACTTTTCATATGTTGTGGCCGCTGCCACTCAGTAATGATATGGCACTGCCAAAAGGACATCAACTGTGTCATCTTTGCAACCATGCTTAAAATAGtgaaggagggagaaaaagtTACTCATATTTCCATTGACTTTAAAGGCCTGAGTGAGTCTGTGTTCATGTTGTCacagttttttttctccttggcCTTCCAGGTGTGacttttctgtctttattcCCCAGGCTTATCAGGAAGTGCTTAAGAGGCTTATCCATGGGGACATGCTGCTCTTCCATGAGGTGAAGGAGGGCATGGCAGAATTGGACTGAATGCACAGGGATCCAGTGTCATGTTTTACAGCTGAGACAGGCAGAAGACATTTCTCTTGGGGCTCTATAGGGATAAAGCATGTGCTTCATAACACTTTTCCTATGTTCCTTCTCATTTGGGAAGCAGAGCCAGAAGGgaccctgggagcagctgacCACTTgaatgaaaagagaaaggatgCAGGGACAGTCAGCAGTCTCTGCCAGGAAAAGGGAGTTCTGCCGTTtcaagaaaatgtgtttgtagTAAGATAGCTGTTGGTGTGTGCAAGTCCTTAAGAAACCTGGTTCTTTGCTGTCTGTTGTGAATTCATATAGTCAGGAGCATTCCCTGCAAACATGCATGATTGATCAGGGCACTCTCTTAGGAGAAAGAGCAGTGACAGAAGTAAATATGATCTGGGAGATTCACATTCATCTTCCAGAAAGCACTTATGGCCATTAGTATTGCTTGTATTAGCTGTAGACTTGGTTCTCCCATTTTACCTTGTCTCAAACCAGTGAATAAGTGGCAAAGTAAAATGAGAGCAAAGCAGCACAGTGCTAGGCTGGACATAGTGTTGTAAGGGTGAAAGTTTACAAAGCAGAAGGTTGTGAGGCacatgtgttttattttcctagTTCTATAGTGCtgttaaatattttccagttgCTGTGGGACAGAGATTAGAAAGTACATGTGTTAACCACTTTTTGAGCAAAAAAAGAAGCACCAGTATCAGGAACAAAGGTGTTTTTGCAGGTTTATTTCATTGCCAGTTCTGCCAGGCTGCAGTTTTTTACCAGAGTTGGTAAAAAACTGACAAGAATGTGGGTGAGTAGCCTGCTTTGGGGAGCAGCATGAGCTGAAACCAATGGAGATGAGGCAGCATTCTGCAAGATTTTCCTGGGTTTTCATCTTCTTAGGTATCAAAACTTTAAAGTTACTGGTTGAGCTCAACTCAGTCCGTTCTGAATTGTCGAAGTTCAGGTTCAGAAAGCGCTAAAAAGGCACAGTCATGTTCTTCTTTGCACAGTTGGGTACTTAGTGTGTGCAAgtattttggggcttttttgccAGGAAAATGAGCCAGAGGCATAAATTTGAGGTTATTTTTCATAAGTACTCTCTTCAAACATTGAGAGATTTGTCAACAGTACAGGAAAATTAAGAAGTGCACGGGCTATTGAGATGTTCTTTTTGGTGTGTATTTAGttcatttttgttgttgcaATAACCTGTTTAGTAATCGAGCTTCTAGGGGGAAGAAAACCTTCCCAAGAAGAGGATAGTCTTGGTCTTGTTGTGCCtgataaagaaaaggaaagggtgATCTGCCAAAAAGATAATAGTAGCACCAAGACTTCGTGATGCCAGTGTTGCcgcactggcagcagctgcctctgtgccttCTTCATTGACTTCCAG
Protein-coding sequences here:
- the LOC131085560 gene encoding heterochromatin-associated protein MENT-like translates to MEVVSTSVGNFTVDLFNKLNENNKGKNIFFSPWSISAALALTYLGAKGPTATEMAEVLHFNVGAGAEAASSVARPSRGRPKRRKLDPENKQTADIHSSFKKLLTAINKPRSTYSLKSANRIYVEKTFLLLPTYIQLSKNYYEAEPQKVNFKTAPEQTGKEINTWVEKQTEGKIKNLLGPRDVTNSTKLILINAIYFKAEWEVKFRAEDTELQPFRLSKNKTKPVKMMYMRKTFPVLIMEAMNFKMIELPYVKRELSMFILLPDDIKDNTTGLEQLERELTYEKLSKWTDSKKITETLVDLYLPKFEMEERYDLSDNLIRMGMRSAFSSNADFSGMTEKDRVMISKVFHKSFVAVDEKGTEAAAATAVLVELTSARDSHVLKFRVDHPFYFFIRHNKSKSILFFGRFCSPLE